From Solwaraspora sp. WMMD1047, the proteins below share one genomic window:
- a CDS encoding tetratricopeptide repeat protein has translation MARHLVAAGRLIEDDPTEALAHALAARRLASRIAAVREAVGLAAYRAGEWQPAIAELRTYHRMSGLQTHLAVLADCERALGRPERAIDLFRGANRDLLDQAGAIELLIVAAGARADLGQGDAAVAMLQVRELSGDSTEPWAARLRYAYADSLLSVGRRDEAREWFARAADADPDAETDAAERLLELDGVVIEGDDEPEDLAEQAVGEFDDDEAEESDDRVASDPHDDVDTVGERAGDTGGEGGPEPAEARPDGVGGTLEGEQPAAQVPAEALPDGTGARQPGPPAP, from the coding sequence GTGGCCCGGCACCTGGTCGCGGCCGGCCGGCTGATCGAGGACGATCCCACCGAGGCGCTCGCGCACGCGCTGGCGGCGCGACGGCTCGCGTCCCGGATCGCGGCGGTACGCGAGGCCGTCGGCCTGGCGGCCTACCGGGCGGGTGAGTGGCAGCCGGCGATCGCGGAGCTGCGCACGTACCACCGGATGTCCGGTTTGCAGACCCACCTGGCGGTGCTGGCCGACTGCGAGCGGGCGCTGGGGCGGCCGGAGCGGGCCATCGACCTGTTCCGGGGCGCGAACCGGGATCTGCTGGACCAGGCCGGCGCGATCGAGTTGCTGATCGTCGCCGCCGGCGCCCGCGCTGACCTGGGCCAGGGCGACGCGGCGGTGGCGATGCTGCAGGTCCGCGAGCTGTCGGGCGACTCCACCGAGCCGTGGGCCGCGCGGTTGCGGTACGCGTACGCGGATTCGCTGTTGTCGGTCGGCCGACGGGACGAGGCGCGCGAGTGGTTCGCCCGCGCCGCCGACGCGGATCCCGACGCCGAGACCGACGCGGCCGAGCGGCTGCTCGAACTCGACGGCGTGGTCATCGAAGGTGACGACGAGCCCGAGGACCTGGCCGAGCAGGCCGTCGGAGAGTTCGACGACGACGAGGCCGAGGAGTCCGACGACCGGGTAGCCAGCGACCCTCACGACGATGTGGACACCGTCGGCGAGCGTGCCGGGGATACGGGCGGGGAAGGCGGGCCCGAGCCGGCGGAGGCACGACCAGATGGCGTCGGCGGCACCCTGGAGGGCGAGCAACCGGCCGCTCAGGTGCCCGCCGAGGCGCTGCCGGACGGCACCGGGGCCAGGCAGCCCGGCCCGCCGGCACCATGA
- a CDS encoding HAD-IIA family hydrolase, with protein sequence MTEGGGGRLVDGYDLVQLDLDGVLYLIDRPIPVAVEVVRQLRAESRQLAFVTNNASRRSAEVAGLLSGMGVEAVADEVLTSAAAAAAELAGRLAADAPVLVVGADALREEIQAVGLRVVADAGSAPVAVVQGYGPGVGWSDLAEAAVAIRAGATWVATNADRTLPSPRGPLPGNGSLIAALRTALGRGPDLVIGKPEPGLFRTAAERSGAGRPLVVGDRLDTDIEGAVRAEMDSLLVLTGVSTVAELLTAPSTARPTYVAADLTGLVDPDAVIRLPGGPGSAGRDVDEPPGAGAGGESWSVTDSDAGLLLTGAGTALGAVRALCAAAWTGAHAGAERDRRNGSWIRPGSAPAGDALRALGLAD encoded by the coding sequence GTGACCGAAGGCGGCGGTGGCCGGTTGGTGGACGGGTACGACCTGGTCCAGCTCGATCTGGACGGGGTCCTCTACCTGATCGACCGGCCCATCCCGGTCGCGGTTGAGGTGGTACGCCAGCTGCGGGCCGAATCGCGACAGTTGGCGTTCGTCACCAACAACGCCTCGCGGCGTTCGGCCGAGGTGGCCGGCCTGTTGAGCGGGATGGGTGTGGAGGCGGTGGCCGATGAGGTGCTGACCTCGGCCGCCGCGGCCGCTGCCGAGCTGGCGGGCCGGCTGGCCGCGGACGCACCGGTGCTGGTGGTCGGCGCGGACGCGCTCCGGGAGGAGATCCAGGCCGTTGGCCTGCGGGTGGTCGCCGACGCCGGTTCGGCGCCGGTGGCGGTGGTCCAGGGGTACGGGCCGGGGGTCGGCTGGTCCGACCTGGCCGAGGCGGCCGTGGCCATCCGGGCGGGGGCGACCTGGGTCGCGACGAACGCCGACCGCACCCTGCCGAGCCCGCGCGGACCGCTACCGGGCAACGGCTCCTTGATCGCCGCGCTGCGTACCGCCCTCGGCCGAGGTCCGGACCTGGTGATCGGAAAGCCGGAACCCGGCCTGTTCCGGACCGCCGCCGAGCGCAGCGGCGCGGGCCGCCCACTGGTGGTGGGTGACCGGCTCGACACCGACATCGAGGGCGCCGTCCGGGCCGAGATGGACAGCCTGCTCGTCCTGACCGGAGTGAGCACGGTGGCCGAGTTGTTGACCGCGCCCTCCACCGCACGACCCACCTACGTGGCGGCGGACCTGACCGGTCTGGTGGACCCGGACGCGGTGATCCGGCTGCCGGGCGGTCCGGGGTCGGCGGGCCGGGACGTCGACGAGCCGCCCGGGGCGGGTGCCGGCGGCGAAAGCTGGTCGGTCACCGACTCGGACGCAGGCCTCCTGCTGACCGGTGCCGGGACGGCGCTCGGGGCGGTCCGGGCGCTCTGTGCGGCGGCGTGGACCGGCGCCCACGCCGGGGCGGAGCGCGACCGGCGGAACGGGTCGTGGATCAGGCCCGGCTCGGCGCCGGCCGGTGACGCGCTGCGCGCCCTGGGCCTGGCCGACTGA
- a CDS encoding SCP2 sterol-binding domain-containing protein: MASVDECRQALTELAAKMAANADQVRNRVNLDRTLACRITDLGAAFHGRIADGRLVDLADGDDPKAKIALNTSSDDLLRLVRGELDLPKALAARRVSLQANPLDLLKLRKLL; this comes from the coding sequence GTGGCCAGCGTTGACGAGTGCCGGCAGGCGTTGACCGAGTTGGCGGCCAAGATGGCCGCCAACGCCGACCAGGTCCGTAACCGGGTGAACCTCGACCGGACCCTGGCCTGCCGGATCACCGATCTCGGGGCGGCGTTCCACGGCCGGATCGCCGACGGCCGGCTGGTCGACCTCGCCGACGGCGACGACCCGAAGGCGAAGATCGCTCTCAACACGTCAAGCGACGACCTGCTCCGGCTGGTTCGCGGCGAGCTCGACCTACCCAAGGCGCTCGCTGCCCGCCGGGTGTCCCTGCAGGCCAACCCCCTGGACCTGCTCAAGCTGCGCAAGCTCCTCTGA
- a CDS encoding TlyA family RNA methyltransferase, translated as MARRTRLDAELVRRGLARSREQAAALVAAGRVRVRGVPAHKVAAMVDPAEPVLVTGGDPGQEYVSRGGHKLAGALAAFGPVGLLVSGRRCLDAGASTGGFTDVLLRSGAAEVVAVDVGYGQLAWALRGDPRVRVFERTNVRTLEPVTIGGPVELTVADLSFISLRLVLPALAACTVADGDLALMVKPQFEVGRDRVGAGGVVRDPEHRADAVLAVAATAAELGLGVAGVTTSPLPGPSGNVEFFVWLRRGAPPADESRVRAIVATGPATPVGEGD; from the coding sequence ATGGCACGTCGTACCCGCCTCGACGCCGAACTCGTCCGCCGTGGCCTGGCCCGGTCCCGCGAGCAGGCCGCCGCGCTGGTGGCGGCGGGCCGGGTCCGGGTCCGCGGGGTGCCCGCGCACAAGGTCGCGGCGATGGTCGACCCGGCCGAACCGGTCCTGGTCACCGGCGGCGACCCCGGCCAGGAGTACGTGTCGCGGGGCGGCCACAAGCTCGCCGGTGCGCTGGCCGCGTTCGGGCCGGTGGGCCTGCTGGTGAGCGGCCGCCGGTGCCTGGACGCCGGTGCCTCCACCGGTGGCTTCACCGACGTGCTGTTGCGCTCCGGCGCGGCCGAGGTGGTCGCGGTCGACGTCGGCTACGGGCAGCTGGCCTGGGCGTTGCGCGGCGATCCCCGGGTCCGGGTCTTCGAGCGGACCAATGTGCGCACCCTGGAACCGGTGACGATCGGCGGGCCGGTGGAGTTGACCGTGGCTGATCTCTCCTTCATCTCGCTGCGGCTGGTGCTGCCGGCGCTGGCCGCCTGCACGGTCGCCGACGGCGACCTGGCACTGATGGTCAAGCCGCAGTTCGAGGTGGGCCGGGACCGGGTCGGGGCGGGCGGGGTGGTGCGCGATCCGGAGCACCGGGCCGACGCGGTCCTCGCGGTCGCGGCGACCGCCGCGGAACTCGGCCTGGGCGTGGCCGGTGTGACAACAAGCCCACTGCCGGGTCCGAGCGGAAATGTCGAGTTCTTCGTATGGCTGCGTAGGGGTGCGCCGCCGGCGGACGAGTCGCGGGTACGCGCCATCGTGGCCACCGGGCCGGCGACGCCGGTCGGGGAGGGGGACTGA
- a CDS encoding NAD kinase — MSRTALLVTHTGRRRSTEHARTVAADLIAAGFEVRVMAEEAGDLHLPGVVPVDGTAAAAEGAEIVFALGGDGTFLRAAELARPAKAPLLGINLGKVGFLAEAEIDDLDRAVGDIVRRNYTVDERLTLDVRAEFDGGPTIESWALNEVSVEKGSRAQMLELLVDVDGRPLSRYGCDGVVCATPTGSTAYAFSAGGPVVWPEVEALLLVPISAHALFSRPVVTAPTSTLSITVDPFTALAVLTCDGRRVYDLPPGARVTVQRGALPVRVVRLRAREFTDRLVAKFGLPVHGWRGSRR, encoded by the coding sequence ATGAGTCGGACGGCACTGCTCGTGACGCACACCGGTCGGCGGCGCAGCACCGAGCATGCCCGGACCGTCGCGGCGGACCTGATCGCGGCGGGTTTCGAGGTCCGGGTCATGGCGGAGGAGGCCGGCGACCTGCACCTGCCGGGTGTGGTGCCGGTCGACGGGACGGCCGCCGCGGCCGAGGGCGCCGAGATCGTCTTCGCGTTGGGTGGGGACGGGACCTTCCTGCGCGCCGCCGAGCTGGCCCGGCCGGCGAAGGCGCCGCTGCTCGGCATCAACCTCGGCAAGGTGGGCTTTCTCGCCGAGGCGGAGATCGACGACCTCGACCGCGCGGTGGGCGACATCGTCCGGCGCAACTACACAGTGGATGAGCGCCTCACCCTCGACGTACGCGCCGAGTTCGACGGGGGACCGACGATCGAGTCGTGGGCGCTCAACGAGGTGAGTGTGGAGAAGGGCAGCCGGGCGCAGATGCTCGAACTGCTCGTCGACGTCGACGGCCGCCCGCTGTCCCGGTACGGCTGCGACGGTGTGGTCTGCGCCACCCCCACCGGGTCGACGGCGTACGCGTTCTCGGCCGGCGGGCCGGTGGTCTGGCCCGAGGTGGAGGCGCTGCTGCTGGTCCCGATCAGCGCGCACGCCCTGTTCAGCCGGCCGGTGGTGACCGCACCCACCTCGACGCTGTCGATCACGGTCGACCCGTTCACCGCGTTGGCGGTGCTGACCTGCGACGGACGGCGGGTGTACGACCTGCCGCCGGGGGCCCGGGTCACGGTGCAGCGGGGCGCCCTGCCGGTACGGGTGGTCCGGCTGCGGGCGCGGGAGTTCACCGACCGGCTGGTGGCGAAGTTCGGACTGCCGGTACACGGCTGGCGGGGCAGCCGCCGCTGA
- the recN gene encoding DNA repair protein RecN: MLEELRITGLGVIEDTILPLSAGMNVITGETGAGKTMVVTGLGLLFGGRADAGRVRADPGRAVVEGRLRLVEPAATAVHTRIADAGGEVDDDGSVLLSRAVTAEGRSRAHVGGRSMPIAMLSEVGDQVVAVHGQSDQLRLLRPAEQRAALDRFAGPEHEKLLETLREAYAQWRRVCDDLADRRRNARERNQEADLLRLGLDEITRVDPQPGEDEELKAEAQRLEHAEGLRTAAQTAQQCVAGGAEPTDETPDATALLGLARRTLEAQAGVDRVLGDLSARLEEAATLVGDVAAELSAYLAGLDADPARLQTVYERRAALRALTRKYADDVDGVIAWADRARTRLSDLDTSDELLDELDRERQRLAGQVAELAARLSAARREAAGRFADQVTVELAGLAMPHARIELAVLPRPAGRGEPTVTVDGVETAVGPDGADEVELRLMAHPGAPSLPLQRGASGGELSRVMLAIEVVFAGSGGPPTLVFDEVDAGVGGQAAVEIGRRLARLARSHQVLVVTHLPQVAAFADRHLVVAKDTGGAVTTSGVRVVEDTDRARELARMLAGLPDSDLGIAHAEELLAVAARERRP, encoded by the coding sequence GTGCTGGAAGAGCTGCGCATCACCGGACTGGGCGTCATCGAGGACACCATCCTGCCGCTGAGCGCCGGGATGAATGTCATCACCGGCGAGACCGGGGCCGGCAAGACCATGGTGGTGACCGGGCTGGGGCTGCTCTTCGGCGGCCGGGCGGACGCCGGCCGGGTCCGGGCCGATCCGGGCCGGGCGGTGGTGGAGGGCCGGCTGCGGCTGGTCGAGCCGGCCGCCACCGCGGTGCACACCCGGATCGCCGACGCCGGCGGTGAGGTCGACGACGACGGATCCGTGCTGCTCAGCCGCGCGGTCACCGCGGAGGGCCGGTCCCGCGCGCACGTCGGCGGGCGGAGTATGCCGATCGCCATGCTCAGCGAGGTCGGTGACCAGGTGGTGGCCGTGCACGGCCAGTCCGACCAGTTGCGACTGCTGCGCCCGGCCGAGCAGCGGGCCGCGCTGGACCGTTTCGCCGGGCCGGAACACGAGAAGCTGCTGGAGACCCTGCGGGAGGCGTACGCGCAGTGGCGCCGGGTCTGTGACGACCTGGCCGACCGGCGCCGCAACGCGCGGGAACGCAACCAGGAGGCGGACCTGCTGCGACTGGGCCTGGACGAGATCACCCGGGTCGACCCGCAGCCGGGCGAGGATGAGGAGCTGAAGGCCGAGGCCCAGCGGCTGGAGCACGCCGAGGGGTTGCGGACGGCGGCGCAGACCGCACAGCAGTGCGTCGCGGGCGGGGCCGAGCCGACCGACGAGACACCGGACGCCACCGCGCTGCTGGGCCTGGCCCGGCGGACCCTGGAGGCGCAGGCCGGGGTGGACCGGGTCCTCGGTGACCTGTCGGCCCGGCTGGAGGAGGCGGCGACCCTGGTCGGGGACGTGGCCGCCGAGCTGTCGGCGTACCTGGCGGGGTTGGACGCGGACCCGGCGCGGTTGCAGACCGTCTACGAGCGGCGGGCCGCGCTGCGGGCGTTGACCCGCAAGTACGCCGACGACGTCGACGGGGTGATCGCCTGGGCGGACCGGGCCCGGACCCGGCTGTCCGACCTGGACACCTCCGACGAGCTGCTGGACGAACTGGACCGGGAACGGCAGCGGCTGGCCGGTCAGGTCGCCGAGCTGGCCGCCCGACTGTCGGCGGCCCGTCGGGAGGCGGCCGGTCGGTTCGCCGACCAGGTCACGGTGGAGCTGGCGGGACTGGCCATGCCGCACGCCCGGATCGAGTTGGCGGTGCTGCCCCGTCCGGCCGGCCGGGGCGAGCCGACGGTCACCGTCGACGGGGTGGAGACCGCCGTCGGGCCGGACGGCGCCGACGAGGTGGAGCTGCGGCTGATGGCGCACCCGGGGGCGCCGTCGCTGCCGTTGCAGCGGGGTGCCTCCGGCGGTGAGCTGTCCCGGGTGATGCTCGCCATCGAGGTGGTGTTCGCCGGTTCGGGCGGGCCGCCGACGTTGGTCTTCGACGAGGTGGACGCCGGGGTGGGCGGGCAGGCCGCGGTCGAGATCGGGCGCCGGCTGGCCCGGTTGGCCCGCAGCCACCAGGTGCTGGTCGTCACCCACCTGCCGCAGGTGGCCGCTTTCGCGGACCGGCACCTGGTGGTGGCGAAGGACACCGGCGGGGCGGTGACCACCAGCGGGGTGCGGGTGGTCGAGGACACCGACCGGGCCCGGGAGCTGGCCCGGATGCTGGCCGGGCTGCCCGACTCGGATCTGGGCATCGCGCACGCGGAGGAGTTGTTGGCGGTGGCGGCCCGGGAACGACGGCCCTGA
- the steA gene encoding putative cytokinetic ring protein SteA — translation MRLPTFRRARSAEPGVVVGTARLDRRTKRLVGRLRPGDIAVIDHVDLDRVAADSLVAVGVAAVLNAKPSVSGRYPNLGPEVLVKAGIPLLDDLGEGVFQHVREGDTVRIDGNTLLLDDDAVAHGIRQDQESVAKAMADAREGLSVQLEAFAANTMEYLKQERELLLDGVGVPDVATHIRGRHCLIVVRGYDYKADLDVLRPYIREFKPVLIGVDGGADALVEAGYTPDMIIGDMDSVTDDVLRCGAEVIVHAYPDGRAPGLERVNQLGVSAQTFPAAATSEDLAMLLADGKGASLIVAVGTHATLVEFLDKGRGGMASTFLTRLKVGGKLVDAKGVSRLYRQSISGSSLLLLVLSAVAAMASAVAVSTVGKAYLGVVSEWWDNFVFQLGQLF, via the coding sequence ATGCGTCTTCCCACGTTTCGCCGGGCCCGGAGCGCAGAACCGGGCGTCGTCGTCGGCACCGCACGCCTCGACCGCCGGACCAAGCGCCTGGTCGGTCGGCTGCGGCCGGGCGACATCGCCGTGATCGACCATGTCGACCTGGACCGGGTGGCGGCCGACTCGCTGGTGGCGGTGGGCGTAGCCGCGGTGCTCAACGCCAAGCCCTCGGTCTCCGGGCGGTATCCCAACCTCGGCCCGGAGGTGCTGGTCAAGGCCGGCATTCCGCTGCTGGACGACCTCGGTGAGGGGGTGTTCCAGCACGTCCGGGAGGGCGACACGGTCCGGATCGACGGCAACACCCTGCTGCTGGACGACGACGCGGTGGCGCACGGCATCCGGCAGGACCAGGAGAGCGTCGCCAAGGCGATGGCCGACGCGCGGGAAGGGCTCTCCGTCCAGCTGGAGGCGTTCGCGGCCAACACCATGGAGTACCTCAAGCAGGAGCGGGAGCTGCTGCTGGACGGGGTCGGCGTACCCGACGTCGCGACCCACATCCGGGGCCGGCACTGCCTGATCGTGGTCCGGGGGTACGACTACAAGGCCGACCTGGACGTGCTGCGCCCGTACATCCGGGAGTTCAAGCCGGTGCTGATCGGGGTGGACGGCGGCGCGGACGCGCTGGTGGAGGCCGGCTACACCCCGGACATGATCATCGGCGACATGGACTCGGTCACCGACGACGTGCTGCGCTGCGGGGCCGAGGTGATCGTGCACGCCTACCCCGACGGCCGGGCGCCGGGGCTGGAGCGGGTCAACCAGTTGGGTGTCTCCGCCCAGACCTTCCCGGCGGCGGCCACCAGCGAGGATCTGGCGATGCTGCTCGCCGACGGCAAGGGCGCGTCGCTGATCGTGGCCGTCGGTACCCACGCCACCCTGGTCGAGTTCCTGGACAAGGGGCGCGGCGGGATGGCCTCGACGTTCCTGACCCGGCTCAAGGTCGGCGGCAAGCTGGTGGACGCCAAGGGGGTCAGCCGGCTGTACCGGCAGAGCATCTCCGGCTCCTCGCTGCTGTTGCTGGTGCTCTCCGCCGTGGCCGCCATGGCGTCCGCCGTGGCGGTCTCCACCGTCGGTAAGGCCTATCTCGGCGTGGTCTCGGAGTGGTGGGACAATTTCGTGTTCCAGCTCGGCCAGCTCTTCTAG
- a CDS encoding copper transporter — MINFRYHVVSLTAVFLALAIGLVVGTAALNGPVADSLSDNVNALRKNNEQLRETVNSLEAQVQREEEFVIEAAPIMVGGRLEGRRIVILALPSGQEHVDGVTEMLATAGATVTGRIDIQDKFVNPDNSVDLLSLAARAAPPTPPANGVPGNSDGVETSSALLAGVLLDRTDGTTVTAADRTELLEAYQDAGYLTASEDLTGSAEAVVVVSGQPYVDRDAAKKDSSVVRVVEQFDKAGVTVVAGSGSNAGNLVAAVRGDPALSRTISTVDNANTPMGQVSATLATIEQLDTNRAGQYGLDTPSLLPPPAE, encoded by the coding sequence GTGATCAACTTTCGGTACCACGTGGTATCGCTCACCGCGGTCTTCCTCGCCCTGGCCATCGGCCTGGTGGTGGGCACCGCCGCGCTCAACGGTCCGGTGGCCGACTCGCTCAGCGACAACGTCAACGCGCTCCGGAAGAACAACGAGCAGCTGCGGGAGACGGTCAACAGCCTGGAGGCGCAGGTCCAGCGCGAGGAGGAGTTCGTCATCGAGGCCGCGCCGATAATGGTCGGCGGGCGGCTGGAGGGGCGCCGGATCGTCATCCTGGCCCTGCCGAGCGGCCAGGAACACGTCGACGGCGTCACCGAGATGCTCGCCACGGCTGGAGCGACGGTCACCGGCCGGATCGACATCCAGGACAAGTTCGTCAACCCGGACAACAGCGTCGACCTGCTCAGCCTCGCCGCGCGGGCGGCACCGCCCACCCCGCCGGCCAACGGCGTACCGGGCAACAGCGACGGCGTCGAGACCTCCAGCGCGCTGCTGGCCGGCGTGCTGCTGGACCGCACCGACGGTACGACGGTGACGGCCGCCGACCGGACCGAGCTGCTGGAGGCGTACCAGGACGCCGGGTACCTGACCGCCAGCGAGGACCTCACCGGCTCGGCCGAGGCGGTGGTGGTGGTCAGCGGCCAGCCCTACGTCGACCGGGACGCGGCCAAGAAGGACAGCTCGGTGGTCCGGGTCGTCGAACAGTTCGACAAGGCCGGGGTGACCGTCGTGGCCGGCAGCGGATCGAACGCCGGTAACCTGGTCGCCGCTGTCCGGGGCGACCCCGCGCTGTCGCGGACCATCTCCACCGTCGACAACGCCAACACCCCGATGGGACAGGTGAGCGCCACCTTGGCGACCATCGAACAGCTCGACACCAACCGGGCCGGACAGTACGGCCTGGACACCCCGTCGCTGCTGCCGCCGCCCGCCGAGTGA
- a CDS encoding glycosyltransferase family 4 protein, with translation MSSPASARPWTGAVALVLASSTGGVGQHVRALARGLVAAGVTVTVCGPAATAAQFDFTAVGAAFVPIEIPASPTPADARAVAALRRVLADPVDVVHAHGLRAGLVAALARPAQPLVVTWHNAVLAGGVRGRLGRLAEQLVARRARVVLGASADLVDRAAALGAADARLAPVAAPDLPPAGRSRAAVRAEFGVGPDQPLVLSVGRLHPQKRYDVLVDAAAGWRDRRPPPVVVIAGSGPSYLPLAARISAARAPVTLLGHRTDVADLLRGADLAVVTSDWEARQLFAQEALRAGLPLVATAVGGLPDLVGDAAVLVPPGDPAAVDRAVRELLDDEDRRSELGRRGAARAAGWPAEQDTLDGVLAVYAELTPHRCAGGADAGWG, from the coding sequence ATGAGTTCGCCGGCATCGGCCCGGCCGTGGACGGGCGCGGTGGCCCTCGTCCTGGCCTCCAGCACCGGCGGGGTCGGCCAGCACGTCCGCGCGCTGGCCCGGGGCCTGGTGGCGGCCGGCGTCACGGTCACCGTCTGCGGCCCGGCCGCGACCGCGGCCCAGTTCGACTTCACCGCCGTCGGCGCCGCGTTCGTGCCGATCGAGATCCCGGCCAGTCCGACACCCGCCGACGCGCGGGCGGTGGCCGCCCTGCGGCGGGTCCTCGCCGACCCGGTGGACGTGGTGCACGCCCACGGGTTGCGCGCCGGCCTGGTCGCCGCCCTGGCCCGACCCGCCCAGCCGCTCGTGGTGACCTGGCACAACGCGGTGCTCGCCGGCGGCGTACGCGGCCGGCTCGGCCGGCTCGCCGAACAGCTCGTGGCCCGGCGGGCCCGGGTCGTGCTGGGCGCCTCCGCCGACCTGGTCGACCGGGCGGCCGCCCTCGGTGCGGCCGACGCCCGGCTCGCCCCGGTGGCCGCGCCCGACCTGCCGCCCGCCGGCCGGTCCCGGGCCGCGGTGCGCGCCGAGTTCGGCGTCGGCCCCGACCAGCCGCTGGTGCTCTCGGTCGGCCGGCTGCATCCGCAGAAGCGCTACGACGTGCTTGTCGACGCCGCCGCGGGCTGGCGCGACCGGCGACCGCCACCGGTGGTGGTGATCGCCGGGAGCGGGCCGAGCTATCTGCCCCTGGCGGCCCGGATCTCGGCAGCCCGGGCGCCGGTGACCCTGCTCGGGCACCGGACCGACGTGGCGGACCTGCTGCGGGGCGCGGACCTGGCGGTGGTGACCAGCGACTGGGAGGCCCGTCAGCTCTTCGCCCAGGAGGCGTTACGCGCCGGGCTGCCGCTGGTGGCCACCGCCGTCGGCGGGCTGCCGGACCTGGTCGGCGACGCGGCCGTGCTGGTGCCACCGGGCGATCCGGCAGCGGTCGACCGGGCGGTGCGGGAGCTGCTCGACGACGAGGACCGGCGGTCCGAGCTGGGGCGCCGGGGCGCCGCCCGGGCCGCCGGTTGGCCGGCCGAGCAGGACACCCTCGACGGCGTCCTCGCGGTCTACGCGGAGCTGACGCCGCACCGGTGCGCCGGCGGCGCCGACGCGGGGTGGGGCTGA